A single region of the Hoeflea prorocentri genome encodes:
- a CDS encoding DUF4169 family protein — translation MTADLVNLRQFKKRKARAQKQKTAEQNRISYGRTKAEKELTGKLNEQRNSQHAQKRIDNRDKGRSKLPEK, via the coding sequence ATGACCGCCGATCTGGTCAATTTGCGCCAGTTCAAAAAACGCAAGGCACGCGCACAAAAGCAAAAGACGGCGGAGCAAAACCGCATTTCCTATGGCCGCACAAAGGCCGAAAAAGAACTGACCGGCAAGCTGAATGAACAGCGCAACAGCCAACACGCGCAAAAGCGTATAGACAATCGGGACAAGGGCCGGTCCAAACTGCCCGAAAAATGA
- a CDS encoding thymidylate synthase, with amino-acid sequence MQQYHELLRRVLDTGVDRSDRTGTGTRSIFGHQMRFDLSEGFPVLTTKKLHLRSIIIELLWFLKGETNIAWLKENGVSIWDEWADENGELGPVYGYQWRSWPAPDGRSIDQIANVVDTIRTNPTSRRLVVSAWNPALVDDMALPPCHCLFQFYVAEGRLSCQLYQRSADIFLGVPFNIASYSLLTMMMAQVCGLEYGDFVLTFGDAHLYADHLEKAELQLKRDVRSLPVMHINPEVKDLFAFRYEDFTLEGYDPHPHIPAKVSV; translated from the coding sequence ATGCAGCAATATCACGAACTACTTCGGCGGGTGCTCGACACTGGCGTCGATAGAAGCGACCGCACCGGAACGGGCACACGCTCGATTTTCGGCCACCAGATGCGGTTCGATCTGTCGGAAGGGTTCCCGGTCCTGACGACCAAAAAACTTCATCTGCGGTCGATCATCATCGAATTGCTGTGGTTCCTGAAAGGCGAGACCAATATTGCCTGGTTGAAGGAAAACGGCGTCTCCATCTGGGATGAATGGGCTGACGAAAATGGCGAACTCGGTCCGGTTTACGGCTATCAGTGGCGATCTTGGCCGGCACCGGACGGCCGTTCCATCGATCAGATCGCCAATGTGGTCGATACAATCAGGACAAACCCGACATCTCGGCGTCTGGTGGTATCGGCCTGGAATCCGGCACTTGTCGATGATATGGCGCTGCCGCCCTGCCACTGCCTGTTCCAGTTCTATGTCGCCGAGGGCCGGCTGTCGTGCCAATTGTACCAGCGGTCGGCAGACATCTTCCTGGGCGTGCCCTTCAACATCGCTTCCTATTCATTGCTGACGATGATGATGGCACAGGTCTGTGGACTGGAATACGGCGATTTTGTTCTCACCTTTGGCGATGCCCACCTTTATGCCGACCATCTGGAAAAAGCCGAGCTGCAGCTAAAGCGCGACGTTCGGTCGCTACCCGTCATGCACATCAACCCCGAAGTCAAAGATCTCTTTGCTTTCCGTTATGAGGACTTCACGCTCGAAGGCTACGATCCGCATCCGCACATCCCGGCGAAGGTCTCGGTATGA
- a CDS encoding dihydrofolate reductase: protein MSGATRSSDVEVSMVVAIARNGVIGSNGDMPWRLSTDLKRFKAITMGKPVIMGRKTYQSVGKALPGRRNLVITRNKGFVLPDADVFLSLDDALESARKTAAAEGHSEVCIIGGGEIYRQSLPFADILHVTYVDSDPEGDTVFPEIDSGTWRVESEQSFPSGEQDSAATRYVVYRRKGR, encoded by the coding sequence ATGAGCGGAGCCACCAGGTCATCCGATGTTGAGGTGTCCATGGTTGTTGCCATCGCGCGCAACGGCGTGATCGGCAGCAATGGCGATATGCCATGGCGGCTTTCGACAGACCTGAAGCGCTTCAAGGCCATCACCATGGGCAAGCCGGTCATCATGGGCCGCAAGACCTACCAATCCGTCGGTAAGGCTTTGCCTGGCCGCAGGAACCTTGTGATTACCCGGAACAAGGGGTTTGTGCTGCCGGACGCGGATGTTTTCCTGTCGCTTGATGATGCACTGGAAAGTGCGCGCAAAACCGCCGCTGCAGAAGGTCACAGCGAGGTCTGTATCATTGGCGGCGGCGAAATTTACCGGCAATCACTGCCGTTTGCTGATATCCTGCATGTAACTTATGTGGACAGCGATCCCGAGGGCGATACGGTGTTTCCAGAAATTGACAGCGGAACCTGGCGGGTGGAATCCGAACAGTCTTTTCCGTCCGGCGAACAAGACAGTGCGGCAACCCGCTACGTGGTTTATCGCCGCAAGGGAAGGTAA
- a CDS encoding thioesterase family protein, with translation MNLPAPFIAPAEQIEKGWIDYNGHLNMAYYNVLFDRCADHAFETIGLTPDYVKERGLSFYVAEIHVCYLRELHLGHSTAATFHLLDFDEKRMHAYSELRHADGWVAATCEALYLHIDAAGPKVAPMPEPMLEKVRAMYEAHRVLDRPERVGRSIKIAKT, from the coding sequence ATGAACCTGCCAGCGCCGTTCATCGCGCCTGCAGAACAGATCGAAAAAGGATGGATCGACTACAACGGCCATCTGAATATGGCCTACTACAATGTCCTGTTTGACCGCTGCGCAGACCACGCCTTCGAGACCATTGGCCTGACCCCCGATTATGTAAAGGAAAGGGGCCTGAGCTTCTACGTCGCGGAGATCCATGTGTGTTACCTGCGCGAACTACACCTCGGGCACAGCACAGCCGCCACGTTTCATCTCCTTGATTTCGATGAAAAGCGCATGCACGCCTACAGCGAGTTGAGACATGCCGATGGTTGGGTCGCGGCGACCTGTGAAGCCCTCTATCTGCACATCGACGCAGCCGGGCCGAAGGTCGCGCCGATGCCCGAACCCATGCTCGAAAAGGTAAGGGCGATGTATGAGGCCCATCGTGTCCTCGACCGGCCGGAGCGGGTCGGGCGTAGCATCAAGATAGCAAAGACATAA
- a CDS encoding ribbon-helix-helix domain-containing protein, with amino-acid sequence MIRKRSVTIRGHRTSFSLEDEFWQALRAIAADRELSLSNLIVEIDEARRSETNLSSALRVYVLKQLQTRRSE; translated from the coding sequence ATGATCCGCAAACGCTCGGTAACCATTCGCGGCCACAGAACCAGCTTCTCTCTGGAAGATGAATTCTGGCAGGCTTTGCGAGCGATCGCGGCAGATCGCGAGCTTTCGCTTTCCAACCTGATCGTTGAGATCGACGAGGCCCGACGTTCTGAAACGAACCTGTCGTCCGCCTTACGCGTTTATGTGCTCAAGCAGCTGCAAACCCGTCGCAGCGAATAA
- a CDS encoding chloride channel protein, with translation MLPDFIRNLPTQIRQWVAPNIRNFTGERQPRLWLMSLVIGVGVTIAAILFREMIGAVQLLWLQDRSERVISATRSTPWYLIFLAPVAGGLVVGILLQVLMPQRRTLSVADVIEARALTGRKLGLRDGLNSAIITVISLGSGASAGREGPVIHLGATLANHVARRTDLPEWSKRTLLGAGVAAAISASFNAPVAGVLFAHEVILGHFALRSFVPIVIASSGAAIISRGWFGESAAFVVPQYHVASYWEFPGFALLGLVAAIVAIAFQFSLFSADFVARKITMPLWLRPVLGGIAIGGMGVFLPHILGVGYEATDLALWGRLPLYLMLILIVAKTLATAITLASRFGGGVFSPALYLGAMTGGAYGIIAANVFPDLASSPALYSILGMGAVAGAVLGAPISTTLIVFELTGGYELSIALLLTVAIAHGINQAIHGHSYFQWQLEMRGIFVQAGPHRAVGSNVRVMDFMTALAADEPEQTFDTERGVPSLRPTDTLDTALRTFDSGGHARLPVVDEVSGTTIIGWADQVQALAYFNKRLIDASEEEHR, from the coding sequence ATGCTGCCCGATTTCATCCGCAACCTGCCCACACAGATACGCCAATGGGTGGCGCCCAACATCCGCAATTTCACCGGAGAACGGCAGCCGCGGCTGTGGCTGATGTCTCTTGTCATAGGTGTCGGCGTGACGATCGCGGCGATCCTGTTCCGCGAAATGATCGGCGCCGTGCAGCTTCTTTGGCTGCAAGACAGAAGCGAACGGGTCATATCGGCGACGCGCAGCACACCGTGGTATCTGATCTTCCTTGCGCCAGTCGCCGGCGGGCTCGTTGTCGGCATTTTACTGCAGGTGCTGATGCCGCAACGCCGCACATTGTCGGTAGCAGACGTCATTGAGGCCCGCGCCCTGACCGGCAGGAAACTCGGCCTGCGCGATGGTCTCAACTCTGCAATCATCACGGTGATTTCATTAGGGTCGGGCGCCAGTGCCGGACGTGAAGGCCCGGTCATTCATCTGGGCGCGACCCTTGCAAATCACGTTGCACGGCGTACCGATCTGCCCGAATGGTCAAAACGCACACTACTGGGCGCCGGGGTCGCGGCGGCAATCTCGGCAAGCTTTAATGCGCCGGTTGCCGGCGTGCTCTTTGCGCATGAAGTCATCCTTGGACATTTTGCGCTGCGCTCCTTTGTGCCCATCGTCATCGCATCTAGCGGCGCGGCCATCATTTCACGCGGATGGTTCGGCGAATCCGCTGCTTTTGTCGTGCCGCAATACCACGTTGCGTCCTACTGGGAGTTTCCCGGTTTCGCCCTGCTCGGCCTTGTTGCGGCAATTGTAGCGATTGCCTTTCAGTTTTCCCTGTTTTCCGCCGATTTTGTCGCCCGCAAGATAACCATGCCGCTTTGGCTGCGGCCGGTCCTCGGCGGTATCGCGATCGGCGGTATGGGCGTCTTCCTGCCGCACATCCTCGGGGTTGGTTACGAGGCGACCGATCTTGCCCTGTGGGGACGATTACCGCTGTACCTGATGCTGATCCTCATTGTCGCCAAGACGCTTGCCACGGCCATCACCCTCGCGTCCCGCTTTGGCGGCGGCGTGTTCTCGCCCGCGCTCTATCTCGGCGCGATGACCGGTGGCGCTTACGGAATTATCGCGGCAAATGTCTTTCCGGACCTCGCCTCAAGCCCGGCGCTCTATTCGATACTCGGCATGGGTGCCGTCGCCGGTGCGGTGCTGGGCGCGCCGATTTCGACGACTCTGATCGTCTTCGAGTTGACCGGCGGCTATGAGCTGTCGATCGCCTTGCTCCTGACCGTGGCAATCGCCCACGGCATCAACCAGGCGATCCATGGCCACTCCTATTTCCAGTGGCAACTGGAAATGCGGGGCATTTTCGTTCAGGCCGGTCCGCACCGCGCCGTAGGCAGCAATGTGCGTGTCATGGATTTCATGACTGCGCTCGCCGCCGATGAGCCCGAACAAACCTTCGACACCGAGCGCGGCGTTCCAAGCTTGCGGCCGACCGATACGCTCGACACGGCGCTGCGAACCTTCGATTCCGGCGGTCACGCGCGCCTGCCGGTTGTTGACGAGGTCAGCGGAACCACCATCATCGGCTGGGCCGATCAGGTCCAGGCACTGGCTTATTTCAACAAACGGCTGATCGACGCCTCCGAAGAGGAACACCGCTAG
- a CDS encoding serine/threonine protein kinase, producing MAEFISDTVFKRDVFSETRAGHFADRPDVRVARRIVTASPLWSRPLAWFLARREIRALRAISGITGTPDIIEVDADGLFRSWTDGTPLHLARPHSPQWYRDARRLLRDMRRRGITHNDLAKPQNWLMLADGNAAVIDFQLASCHRRKGRLYRIMAYEDLRHCLKQKRSFAPHLMTPTERRILARKSLPSRIWMATGKKIYNLITRGIFSWSDGEGTGDRIDREGPAILEAINADPTAKAAALALYPLPRKGVGIYAFIETSLDNIDLSALNAAIKTRDADAGIDLAQAVTALPRREDGTVRDDVLRLIAMNQITELDTLLAREPELAPVIRPIIDGRLNWTDRRISRLEK from the coding sequence ATGGCCGAGTTTATTTCAGATACGGTTTTTAAACGGGACGTGTTCTCAGAAACACGCGCCGGGCATTTTGCCGACCGCCCGGACGTGCGCGTTGCCAGGCGCATCGTCACGGCCTCCCCCTTGTGGTCGAGACCGCTGGCCTGGTTCCTGGCGCGACGGGAAATCCGGGCATTGCGTGCCATCTCGGGCATTACCGGCACACCCGATATCATCGAGGTGGACGCCGACGGGCTGTTCCGTTCCTGGACCGACGGCACGCCGTTGCATCTGGCAAGGCCGCACTCACCCCAATGGTACCGAGATGCGCGCCGCCTGCTGCGTGATATGCGCCGGCGCGGCATTACGCATAATGACCTGGCAAAGCCCCAGAACTGGCTGATGCTGGCCGATGGCAACGCCGCCGTTATCGATTTTCAGCTTGCTTCATGCCACCGCCGAAAAGGCCGGCTTTATCGCATCATGGCCTATGAGGATTTGCGCCATTGCCTCAAACAGAAGCGGTCCTTTGCCCCGCACCTTATGACACCAACGGAAAGGCGAATCCTGGCGCGCAAATCCCTGCCGTCCAGAATCTGGATGGCGACCGGCAAGAAGATCTACAATCTCATCACCCGTGGCATATTTTCCTGGTCGGACGGTGAAGGGACCGGCGACCGGATCGACCGGGAAGGCCCGGCAATTCTTGAAGCAATCAACGCCGATCCGACAGCAAAGGCGGCAGCGCTTGCCCTTTATCCCCTTCCCCGCAAGGGCGTCGGGATCTACGCGTTCATCGAGACCAGCCTTGACAACATCGATCTGTCTGCACTCAACGCAGCGATCAAGACCCGTGACGCGGATGCCGGGATTGATCTTGCACAGGCGGTCACGGCCTTGCCGCGCCGCGAGGACGGCACGGTGCGCGACGACGTGCTGCGCCTCATCGCCATGAACCAGATCACCGAACTCGATACGCTGCTGGCCCGCGAACCGGAGCTCGCACCGGTCATCAGACCTATTATCGACGGCCGTCTCAACTGGACCGACAGGCGGATTTCACGGCTCGAGAAATAG
- a CDS encoding FAD-binding oxidoreductase, whose product MVLKDATAGPRNEKGIAAVIGVLKQRFGERLNTGHSTREQHSHTTTYIPEQLPDAVVFAENGAEVQEIVRLCADHEVPIIPFGTGSSLEGQVNAPLGGISIDTASMNRILEVNAEDLDCVVEPGVTREDLNVHLRDTGLFFPIDPGANASIGGMAATRASGTNAVRYGTMKDNVLSLTAVTADGRHITTGSRARKSSAGYDLTRLFVGSEGTLGVITSVTLRLFGIPQSIISGVCPFPTVSDAVNAVIMTIQMGIPVARIELLDALSIKATNAYSGLSNPEMPALFLEFHGTEQSAKEQAKMFGEIAAEFGSGEFIWAGEQEERSKLWKARHNLYFATLQLRPGAKAIATDVCVPISRLSDCIGAAQEDAAECGFAAPIVGHVGDGNFHVTLLVDEDSSAEIGAAEAFVSRLNERAVVMGGTCSGEHGIGQGKKSALVDEMGDALVTMRQIKAGLDPANIMNPGKIF is encoded by the coding sequence ATGGTATTGAAGGATGCGACCGCGGGCCCGCGTAACGAGAAGGGTATCGCCGCGGTCATCGGCGTGTTGAAACAACGCTTCGGCGAGCGGTTGAATACCGGACACTCGACGCGTGAGCAACATTCGCACACAACAACATACATACCCGAGCAATTGCCTGATGCGGTCGTTTTTGCCGAAAACGGCGCCGAAGTGCAGGAGATTGTCCGTTTATGTGCTGACCACGAGGTGCCGATCATTCCGTTTGGCACGGGTAGTTCGCTAGAGGGCCAGGTCAATGCACCGCTTGGCGGGATCAGCATCGACACGGCCAGTATGAATCGTATCTTGGAGGTCAATGCCGAGGACCTGGATTGCGTGGTCGAACCGGGTGTGACGCGTGAGGATTTGAACGTGCATCTGCGTGATACGGGACTGTTTTTTCCGATCGATCCAGGTGCCAATGCGTCGATCGGCGGCATGGCGGCAACCCGTGCATCCGGCACCAACGCCGTTCGCTATGGAACCATGAAGGACAATGTCCTGTCGCTGACGGCGGTGACAGCTGACGGTCGTCATATCACAACCGGTTCGCGGGCGCGTAAATCGTCCGCCGGATATGATCTGACACGGCTTTTTGTCGGATCGGAGGGAACGCTCGGCGTCATCACGTCGGTGACCCTGCGTCTTTTTGGAATCCCCCAGTCGATTATCTCTGGCGTCTGTCCGTTCCCGACCGTCAGTGACGCCGTCAATGCGGTGATCATGACCATCCAAATGGGTATCCCGGTTGCTCGCATCGAATTGCTGGACGCCTTGTCCATCAAGGCAACCAACGCCTATTCGGGGCTAAGCAACCCCGAGATGCCGGCGCTTTTCCTGGAGTTTCACGGCACAGAACAATCGGCGAAGGAGCAGGCGAAGATGTTCGGCGAGATCGCGGCCGAATTCGGCAGTGGCGAGTTTATATGGGCGGGCGAACAAGAAGAGCGCAGCAAATTGTGGAAAGCGCGTCACAATCTCTATTTCGCCACACTGCAGTTGCGTCCCGGCGCCAAGGCGATTGCGACCGATGTCTGCGTTCCGATCTCACGCCTCAGCGATTGCATTGGCGCCGCACAGGAAGATGCCGCCGAATGCGGCTTTGCAGCGCCCATCGTCGGTCATGTCGGCGATGGCAATTTTCACGTCACATTGCTTGTCGATGAAGATAGTTCCGCAGAGATCGGCGCAGCTGAGGCCTTTGTGTCCCGCCTGAATGAACGCGCGGTTGTGATGGGCGGCACGTGCTCGGGCGAACACGGCATCGGGCAGGGTAAGAAATCGGCCCTTGTCGACGAAATGGGTGATGCTCTTGTTACGATGCGCCAGATCAAGGCGGGGCTCGATCCGGCCAATATTATGAACCCTGGGAAGATTTTTTAG
- a CDS encoding SspB family protein, with protein MQDHIRYDILAQEALRGVIRKVLSEVAATGSLPGEHHFFITFLTNAPGVRISAYLKEKYTEQMTIVIQHQFWDLKVTESYFEIGLSFSDKPEKLHVPFAAIRGFYDPSVNFELEFDPSATEGEEQPTAEIADYLDTVENQSNTEPEAEPAVSETAPAAAAADKPEEEDDDGDKASADVVSLDAFRKKN; from the coding sequence GTGCAGGATCACATCAGATACGATATTCTGGCCCAGGAAGCGCTCAGGGGCGTTATCCGCAAGGTTTTGTCAGAAGTAGCCGCAACCGGAAGCCTGCCAGGCGAACACCACTTCTTCATAACCTTTTTGACCAATGCGCCGGGTGTGCGCATCTCCGCTTATCTGAAAGAAAAATATACCGAGCAGATGACAATTGTCATCCAGCATCAGTTCTGGGATCTCAAGGTCACGGAAAGCTATTTCGAAATCGGTCTTTCCTTTTCCGACAAGCCGGAGAAGCTTCACGTCCCCTTTGCGGCGATCCGGGGCTTCTACGATCCGTCCGTCAACTTCGAACTGGAGTTTGACCCCTCGGCCACCGAAGGCGAGGAACAGCCAACGGCTGAAATCGCCGATTATCTGGATACCGTGGAAAACCAGTCAAACACGGAACCCGAAGCCGAACCTGCTGTGTCGGAAACCGCACCGGCAGCTGCTGCGGCTGACAAGCCCGAGGAAGAGGACGACGACGGCGACAAGGCCAGCGCAGATGTCGTTTCGCTCGATGCATTCCGGAAGAAAAACTGA
- a CDS encoding AsmA-like C-terminal region-containing protein, with product MFVFFGGLLVLALFAALIGPYFVDWSSYRQEFEREAGRILGQKVQVLGDADARLLPFPSVSFDNVVVGEGDDGQPMMTVDRFSMDAELAPFLSGEIRIFDMRIESPQATVRLSPTGELDWALRSHKTLPGNSLTLESITVTGGSALVIDEQNGREHRLEDVDMRMSAKSIAGPWNMDGSAVVDGYGADFTLTTGAFVDENRIRLKARVMPAALPVSVDLEGDLRIEELKPQYKGSFQVRALDPSKIKDENGATVKSGRRPIYARATGVFELNNERLRIEDYRLETGPANDPYIISGEATFDTGRNPEFLLVADGQQLNLARMTGDQDQEEVNAVSFGDRLSSLRRLLSLAPVPQMPGKVSVALPAILAGDTTVRDVMVDATPDGEAWRINRMEAKLPGRTQFLASGRLGVGAAFGFSGEVIVASNQPSGFASWLTDSVDPAIRRLEAAGLSARVDLSTQLQRFDQLEIAVGPAILKGRLERVVPIQGRPSMSLVLDGDEVDLDALRAFAGLIIGNNQESRLAGHDVSARLSAQRFLASGFAANDTDVALRLKGGTLDIDRLTINDLAGASVSGVGRLENVFTAPVGDVDVSMMTESSGRFLTLLSRLGGAHPVLDHLGANAALFGETSIDVQTRFAPGLTEGTSLSSRVRGRTGGSRFNILVERNDAFAPLDTGQISITADLGNSEPRTLLAQIGIDSLPVELPGPASLDLRVEGSPSQELAFSFGYDAPDTQLSARGKGWQDQDRILQGDFKLQFNSDDLTPYLAMNGLNLTDPGLSLPAQWSADILTSSRSYLLENLQGIAGESEFAGKVFVERNSEIADLRGELTLTEVDFPYLADLMLGPGTTLSGTTDWSNAQFLPPLQGNLEFDFDITAKTAALHFGPKAENWSGKLVLKDNELQWRDVGADWLGGKLAGGLTLANRDATALLSGQFQVNGADIDTIVWKRDGFPVATGTFDASAAFEGAGTSVRDLVSSLSGSGIIQANGLEIVGVENESLSAILTAADTEGFEADRESVGILADATVSGGTFYADSMAVPFTMAAGTLRMPNIVLDDSGASVRGEARFNLQEGAVDARFDIEFDPEDAALTGAAPAISIAFLGPVGAPDRTIDVAELANFLSLRAFERERRRVEILQAVVLENQRMRREALLAKEQERAHRDATEQREREIDERAANEAERLEQERLAAIEAERRAEQEAQEAALRAQEEEERRQLEEAQLRAAQNFADRLLRGDASPPQQDDFLLQLENAVRQAGERADSAQGGAGSVTRLPVPSERGPQDGGSRLRILNFDSLNN from the coding sequence ATATTCGTATTCTTCGGTGGACTATTGGTTTTGGCGCTGTTTGCGGCGCTGATCGGGCCTTACTTCGTCGACTGGTCAAGCTATCGCCAGGAGTTCGAAAGAGAGGCCGGTCGCATTCTTGGCCAGAAGGTTCAGGTTCTTGGCGATGCGGATGCGCGTTTACTGCCGTTCCCTTCCGTCAGTTTCGATAATGTCGTTGTCGGAGAGGGGGATGACGGACAGCCGATGATGACGGTTGACCGGTTCTCCATGGATGCGGAGCTGGCACCTTTCCTCAGCGGTGAAATCCGCATTTTTGATATGCGCATCGAAAGTCCTCAGGCGACCGTCCGGCTCTCGCCAACCGGTGAGCTTGACTGGGCGCTGCGTAGCCATAAGACCCTGCCTGGAAATTCCCTGACGCTGGAAAGCATAACGGTGACCGGAGGCAGCGCGCTTGTTATCGACGAACAAAACGGCCGCGAGCATCGTCTTGAAGATGTCGATATGCGCATGTCGGCAAAATCGATTGCCGGCCCCTGGAATATGGATGGCTCGGCCGTTGTCGACGGTTATGGCGCCGACTTCACCCTGACGACCGGGGCTTTTGTGGATGAAAACCGGATCCGGCTGAAGGCCCGCGTCATGCCGGCGGCACTGCCGGTTTCCGTCGATCTGGAAGGGGATCTGCGGATTGAAGAGCTCAAGCCGCAATATAAAGGCAGCTTCCAGGTTCGCGCGCTGGACCCTTCAAAGATAAAGGATGAGAACGGTGCGACCGTAAAGAGCGGCCGCCGGCCCATCTATGCACGTGCGACCGGCGTTTTCGAACTGAACAATGAACGCTTGAGGATCGAGGATTACCGCCTGGAGACCGGGCCGGCAAACGATCCCTACATTATCTCCGGCGAGGCCACATTCGACACCGGCCGCAATCCGGAGTTTCTTCTGGTTGCCGACGGTCAGCAGCTCAATCTGGCGCGGATGACCGGCGACCAGGATCAGGAAGAGGTCAACGCGGTCTCCTTCGGCGACAGGCTCTCCTCCCTGCGCAGATTGCTGTCGCTTGCGCCTGTGCCGCAAATGCCGGGCAAGGTTTCTGTTGCGCTTCCGGCGATCCTTGCCGGCGACACGACGGTTCGCGACGTGATGGTCGACGCAACGCCGGATGGCGAAGCGTGGAGGATCAACCGGATGGAAGCAAAACTGCCCGGGCGGACGCAATTCCTTGCATCCGGCCGTCTGGGTGTCGGAGCTGCCTTCGGCTTCTCTGGCGAGGTGATTGTCGCCTCAAACCAGCCATCGGGATTTGCCTCCTGGCTGACGGACAGTGTCGATCCGGCAATTCGTCGGCTGGAGGCGGCAGGCCTGTCGGCAAGGGTGGATCTGTCGACGCAATTGCAACGCTTCGATCAGCTTGAGATTGCCGTGGGACCGGCGATCCTGAAAGGCCGGCTTGAAAGGGTGGTACCGATACAGGGCCGACCCTCCATGTCGTTGGTTCTCGACGGTGACGAGGTCGATCTTGACGCGTTAAGGGCCTTTGCCGGCCTTATCATCGGGAACAACCAGGAAAGCAGGCTCGCCGGGCACGATGTGAGCGCAAGGCTGAGCGCGCAGCGTTTTCTGGCTTCAGGCTTTGCCGCCAATGACACCGATGTTGCGCTTCGCCTGAAAGGCGGCACGCTTGATATCGACCGGTTGACGATCAACGATCTGGCGGGCGCCTCGGTATCAGGTGTCGGCAGGCTGGAGAATGTTTTTACGGCTCCGGTCGGCGATGTCGATGTCAGCATGATGACAGAGAGCAGCGGCCGCTTTCTGACGCTCCTGTCCCGGCTTGGCGGCGCCCATCCGGTGCTGGATCACCTGGGTGCGAACGCAGCTCTCTTCGGTGAAACATCGATTGACGTTCAGACGCGATTTGCCCCGGGGCTGACAGAGGGAACGTCCCTGTCCTCGCGTGTAAGGGGTCGCACAGGCGGCAGCCGCTTCAACATCCTCGTCGAGCGCAACGATGCGTTTGCGCCACTGGATACGGGCCAGATTTCCATAACGGCTGATCTTGGAAATTCAGAGCCGCGCACCTTGCTGGCGCAAATCGGCATCGACAGCCTTCCCGTAGAACTTCCCGGACCGGCTTCACTTGATCTTAGGGTCGAAGGCAGCCCATCGCAGGAACTTGCATTTTCCTTCGGCTATGATGCGCCCGACACTCAACTGTCGGCTCGCGGCAAGGGCTGGCAGGATCAGGACCGTATCCTGCAGGGCGATTTCAAGCTGCAGTTCAACTCCGATGACCTGACGCCCTATCTTGCGATGAATGGTCTGAACCTGACCGATCCGGGCCTTTCACTGCCGGCTCAGTGGAGCGCCGATATCCTCACCAGTTCGCGCTCCTATCTGCTGGAGAATTTGCAAGGAATTGCGGGGGAGAGTGAATTTGCCGGCAAGGTCTTTGTCGAACGCAATTCCGAAATCGCGGACCTGCGCGGCGAGCTGACGCTTACCGAGGTCGACTTTCCCTATCTTGCAGACCTGATGCTCGGGCCCGGCACGACCCTATCCGGCACCACGGATTGGTCAAATGCGCAATTTCTGCCACCGCTTCAGGGCAACCTCGAATTTGATTTTGACATCACGGCAAAGACCGCCGCGCTACATTTTGGGCCCAAGGCTGAAAACTGGTCCGGTAAACTGGTCCTGAAGGACAATGAGCTGCAGTGGCGTGACGTTGGCGCCGACTGGCTCGGCGGAAAACTGGCCGGCGGATTGACGCTGGCAAATCGTGACGCCACGGCGCTTTTGTCAGGTCAGTTTCAGGTAAACGGCGCCGACATCGATACCATCGTGTGGAAGCGTGACGGATTTCCGGTCGCCACGGGAACCTTTGACGCTTCCGCAGCCTTCGAGGGCGCCGGCACAAGTGTCCGAGACCTGGTTTCTTCACTCTCCGGGTCCGGGATCATTCAGGCCAACGGGCTTGAGATCGTCGGGGTGGAAAATGAATCCCTGTCTGCGATCCTGACGGCTGCAGATACGGAAGGTTTCGAGGCGGATCGTGAGAGCGTAGGCATTCTTGCGGATGCAACCGTTTCGGGCGGAACCTTTTATGCCGACAGCATGGCGGTGCCTTTTACCATGGCAGCCGGCACGCTGCGCATGCCGAATATTGTGCTCGACGATTCAGGAGCAAGTGTTCGCGGCGAGGCACGCTTTAATCTTCAAGAAGGCGCGGTGGATGCGCGTTTCGATATCGAATTCGATCCGGAAGACGCAGCGCTGACAGGTGCGGCGCCGGCCATCAGCATAGCATTTCTCGGACCGGTCGGTGCGCCGGACCGGACAATCGATGTTGCGGAACTGGCGAATTTTCTTTCGCTCAGGGCATTCGAGCGTGAGCGCCGCCGGGTCGAAATCCTTCAGGCGGTTGTTCTTGAAAACCAGCGCATGCGCCGCGAGGCGCTGCTTGCCAAGGAACAGGAGAGGGCCCATCGCGACGCCACGGAGCAGCGCGAACGTGAAATCGATGAGCGTGCGGCGAACGAAGCCGAAAGGCTTGAGCAGGAACGCCTTGCAGCAATAGAAGCCGAACGCCGGGCGGAACAGGAAGCGCAGGAGGCCGCGCTACGGGCCCAGGAGGAAGAAGAGCGCCGGCAACTTGAAGAGGCTCAATTGCGCGCCGCGCAGAATTTCGCCGACAGGCTTTTAAGGGGCGATGCTTCGCCGCCCCAGCAGGATGATTTCCTGCTGCAACTGGAAAATGCTGTGAGGCAGGCCGGTGAGCGCGCCGACAGCGCGCAGGGTGGAGCGGGCAGTGTAACCCGGTTACCGGTGCCTTCAGAGCGCGGCCCCCAGGACGGCGGTAGCAGGTTGCGTATCCTCAATTTCGACAGTTTGAACAACTAG